Within the Cetobacterium somerae ATCC BAA-474 genome, the region ACCTTAGAAGATATATTAAAGGCTAATGAAACTATAAAGGATTCATTAAAGAGAACACCTGTAGTAGAGTGTCCAACTCTTAGAGAGATGACTGGAAATGCAGTGTATTTTAAGTTAGAAAATCTTCAAAAAACAGGTTCGTTTAAATTAAGAGGAGCTTTAAATAAGATAGCAAGTCTTTCACCAGAGGAAAGAGCAGCTGGTGTTATAGCTTCTTCAGCAGGAAATCACGCTCAGGGAGTAGCACTAGGAGCTGCAGCTCAAGGAATAAAAGCTACAATAGTTATGCCAGCAACAGCTCCATTAGCAAAAATTGCAGCTACAAAATCGTATGGTGCAGAGGTAATTTTAGAAGGTGAAGTTTATGATGATGCTTACAGAAAAGCTTGTGAAATTCAAAAAGAAACTGGAGCCACTTTTTTACACCCTTTTGATGATAAATTTGTAATGGCAGGACAGGGAACAATTGGATTAGAGATATTAGAGGACATACCTGATGTAGATATTGTTTTAGTTCCTATTGGAGGAGGAGGAATTATTGGTGGTATAGCAAAAGCTATAAAATCATTAAGGCCAGAAGCTAAAGTAATTGGAATTGAAGCAGCTCATGCAGCTTCAATGGCAGAAGCTGTTGCTATGAAAGAAATCTGTGAAATTTCAACAAAACCAACAATTGCAGATGGAATAGCAGTAAGAAAAGCAGGATGTGAGCCATTTAAAATAGTTCAAGAATGTGTTGATGAAATAGTAACTGTAACAGAAGATGAAATAGCAAAAGCGATACTATTTCTTATGGAAAAAAGTAAAGTTGTAGCTGAGGGAGCAGGAGCTACTACAGTTGCAGCAATTTTAGCTGGAAAAATAAAAGCTGAAAATAAAAAAGTTTGTGCTGTAATATCAGGTGGTAATATTGATATTAACCTTGTTGAAAGAGTTTTAAATAAGGCTCTTATACTTGAAGGAAGAAGATTTGCATTTTCAATAGAACTTTCAGATAAAGTTGGAGAGATGGCAAAAGTTGTGGCTACTATTTGTGAAATGAATGCAAATATTTTAAGTATAAATCAAACTATGTATAGTCAAAATTTAGGAATAACTTCTCAAGAAGCAACTTTTGTATTAGAATGTTTCGATAAACAGCACCAAGAAAAAGTAAGAGAAAAATTAACAAATATGGGGTATAGAATGTATTAAAAAAATGGCTATCTTTTAGATAGCCATTTTTACTATTTTAATAATTCTAACCATTTTTCAGTTGTTCTAGGAAAAGTTTCAAGTTGAGTATCATCGATGTAGAAAGTAGGTACAACGTCAAAATCAAATTCAGAAACTTCAGCATTTAGTTTTTGATGAGCTTCTTTAAATTTACCAGATAATAAAGCGTCAGCAAATTCAAATTTGGGTATTAATAAATTATCAGCAATTTCAATTAATATTTCAACGTTTCCGATATCTTTATTATGTAGCCAATATGCTTCTAGAACTGCTCTAACATATTCAATTCCTTTGTCATATTTTTCAGCGATATATATTCCTTCAAAAGCTAATGCTGTTCTAGGTTTTGGACTGATTGTTGGAAAATTAACTTCAATATTTTCCTGTTTTGCCCAATTAACTATATTTTTTTCAAAATATTCTTTGCTAGCTTCGTTAACTATAGGTTGTGGTTTCGGTTCAGGTGAAAGCTCATAAGGAAAAAATCTAAATTCTGGTTTTAAATTTTTTTCTTTTAAAGCTTTTTCTAAAATTTTTTCTCCAACATAACAATATGGACATACAAAATCTAAAATTATTGATATTTTCATAACTTCCTCCTTAAATAATTACAATTATATTACTACTATTACAAAATATCAATCTAAATCCTTTTAAAAAATAAAAAATAGTTGCATAAACTTTTTATTTATAGTATACTCCTTCTAACAATAGAAGAGAGGTTAGTTCACTTCCATAAAAGGAGCCTAAGGCCGACGGCGATAATCTTTATGACCCTGTGAATTAAGTATTGTGACGCTGCCATAACAATACGCTTATTAGTTTATAATTAAGTTCTCGAAGGCATACCAATTTTGGTATGTCTTTTTCTTTTGGGGTAGACATTAAAATTTGGGAGGATATAAATGTCAAAAACTTTTTTATTAACTTTTTTATCATTAACTACACTAGTACTTGCTAAAACTGAGTATACTGGAGGAAAATATCTTGGGAAAGATGTAATAACAAACTTAGATGTAGAGGATTTAGAGGATGGAAAAACATATGAATTTTTCTTTGAAGGAACAGAGAATAGTTTAGGAAATCCATGGTATATTCCAGTTACAGTAATTAAAGGAGAAAAATCAGGTAAGAAATTTTTAATTAATTCAGGTGTTCATGGAAATGAATTAAATCCGATTTTAACTACTTATAAGATAAAAGAGAAATTAAAACCACAAGATTTGAAGGGAACAATAACAATAGTTCATGGAATGAATATACCTGGATTGTTAAATAATAATAGAGGTTATACATTTGGAGGAGGTTCTGAAAGCACATCAGATTTGAATAGACAAATGGATTCGGGAAAGACAGCAACATCAGACCAAAAATATTCAACATTACTTTGGAATAATTTATTATCAAAAAATGCAGATAAAGTAATTGATTTACACACAAGTGGAAAAGGAAGTAAATTCCCATTATTTGTTTATGCTGACTTTAGAAATCCAGATATTAAAAAGATGGCAGAATTAACAAGAGCAGATATTGTAAAAATGGATAATGGGGAAAAGGGTTCTGTGGAAACATCATTTGTAGAGTTGGGAATTCCAAGTATTACTTTTGAATTGGGATCTTCAGAAACACAAGAAGCTTTAATAGTAGAAAGAGCAACAAATGGAGTCATAAATAATCTTATTTATTGGGATAATTTAAGTGGAAAAAAAATAACACCGGAGACAGAGACATTTTATGGAAATTCATGGAGTCGTATTCGAGCTGAAAAAGGTGGGTTTGTAGAAACAAAAGTTAATGTAATGGATAAAGTAAAAAAAGGAGATATTTTATTTACTCAATATGATGCTTTTGGAAAAGTTTTAAAAAATTATGAAGCACCGAATGATGGAGTAGTAGCAAGTGTAAAAGATTATCCTTTTAGTGAGCCTGGGGACTCTTTAGGAAGAGTTATAGAATATGATTCAAAAGATAAAGATCAAATTTTAAAATAAATAAAAATGGGCTAATTAGCCCATTTTTATTCCCAATCACCTTTTGTTTTCCAATAATCTGCAATCTCTTCAAGTGTTTTATCTTTTGTTTCAGGGAGAAATAGAATTATGATAAAAAATATTAACATAGAACCAGAAAAAATAATAAATGAAATTGATCCATGAAATTTTTCTGTTAAATAGATATTAGCATTTAGTAGAGGGAAGGAGTAAATTATTGCTGCATCAGCAATCCAATTTATCATACCAGTAAGAGAGCTTCCTTTTGATCTAATAACAGTTGGAAGAACTTCAGATATATAAACAGTAAGCATAGCACCAGCAGATATAGTAAAGAAAAAATTATAAATATATATAAAATAAGATAAATCTAATCCAATTTGCGTTTCATATAAAGAATAAGCAATAAACGCTTCCGAAAAAAACATTCCTGCTGCACCAATAAGTAAAAGGATTTTTCGACCCATTTTATCGGCAAATGTAACTACAAAAATAGCACCTAATAATTCTGAAACACCAATAAATATACTTTGAAAATAAGCCAAACTAGGAGTGTCACTAGAAATGGTTGCAAATATTTTTTGAGCATAATATGTGATAGCATTTACTCCAGAAAGTTGTCTAAATATTGGGAAAATAATACAAAGAGTTAAAGCATAAACAAGACCACCACGAATTTTTATTTTTTTTCCAGATATTTCTGGAGAGTTATTGGTAAGCATTTCTGAAAAAACTATATTTACCCGTTCTTTCGAATCAATAAAAGCTTCCAAGCTTTCTTTCGCTTCTTCAATTCGACCTTTAATTATAAGCCAACGAGGACTTTCAACAAGAGTGAGCATGCTAAATAGCATAATAATTAATAACGCAATTTCAATAAAAATTAGAACTCTCCATCCAAATTTAATATTCCATTCTAAAGAAAAATGATAGTTAAATATAAATCCAATAGTATAGCCTAATATTAATCCAAAAGCTAAAAGCAGTTGACGAATAGAGCCTGCTCGACCTCTTTTAGGAGCAGGTGCGACTTCTGTAATATACATTGGAGCTGCAACAAATATTAACCCAATAGAAAAACCAAAAACAATTCTTCCAATATAAAAAATAGTAATAAATGGGGCGAGTGAGGCAAATAAAAGACCAATTATTCCAACGATAACTCCATAAATCATTGTTAGTTTCCGTCCGATTTTATCACTAAAATATCCTGCAAGTAAACTTCCGAAAAAGTTTCCAATAAGAGATATGGCAACAAGAATTCCGACTTGACTAGGACCTAATTTAAAATATGGTTGAATATATTTAACAGATCCTCCCAAATTAGCAGAATCATATACAAATATAAATCCAGCCATACCAACAATAGAGGCTACAGTGTATATATTTTTATTCTTCATTTAATATCCTCCTTAAAAAACCATAGAATTAAGACTAAAATATAATGGTTTTACAAGTAAAAACATATAAATCCTTGAAGAAGTAAAAATATATTTTAAATAAAATTATTTAGACGAACCTTATATTTGAAACTATTTCCTTTAACTATTGATTTTGTATATTCAATAATACTATTTTTTTCAAATGTATATCTTTCGAGAGTCATACCACAATCACCAGGAACTGCGTTTAAAAATAAACTATCATTTTCATTTAAAATACAAGGTGAAAAAGTTTCTTCAGCATATGAGATAGAAACATTATATTTATTTTTCATGAGATTATACAGTCCGTTTAATTCAATATCACTTTCTAAAATTTCTTCAAATCTCCATTGAGGTAAGTATGTTGTCTCATACATAAGGGCCTCATTATCAGCTAAACGAACTCTATTTAAAATAAAAATTTTATCATTAGGGTGTATATTTAGTTTTGCAGCTATGACATTTCCAGCTTCTTTTAAAATTAGATTTAGAATTTTATTTCCAGGAATTTTACCTAATTTAATCATTTCATCACTGAAGGAATAAAAACCATTCAAATCTTGATTTATTTTGTGAGTTGATACGAAATTTCCTTTTCCATGTATTTTATAAATATCTTTTTGTTTCTCAAGTTCAGATAAAGCTTGTCGAACAGTAGCTCGACTAATATTAAAAGTTTCTGATAACTCCCTTTCAGAAGGAATTTTTTCGCCTTCATTGTATGTACCAGATTTTATTTGTTCTAAAATGATTTCAACTAGCTGTAAATAAAGTGGTGTTGTAGAAGATTTATCAATCACTATAGTACCTCCCTAATAAAGTTTAATTTTTTCAAATTATATCAAAGTTATAAGAATTTGTCTTGAAAAAAATATTTTTGAAATTTTTTTTATAAAATATAGGGTAGAGAGATATATGAAAAAATAAAAAAATAAAAGTAGAATCCATTATTGACAATGAAAAAAAATGAGGTATACTCGTACCAATAAAAGTGGTACGTACAAAAAATAAAAAAGAGGGGTGTTTTTTATGCCGGAACCAAATATTGTTTTAGTGAGAATTGATAACAGATTGATTCATGGTCAAGTTGCAACTGCGTGGGCACAACATTCAGGAGCTAATTTATTATTAGTTCCAAATGATGATGTAGCACAAAATCCTACAAGACAAAGTCTGATGAATTTAGCCGCACCAAAAGGAGCTCAGACAAGATATTTTTCTATTCAAAAAACTATAGATATTATTCATAAAGCTGCACCAAGACAGCTTATAGCAATAATAGCTGAAACACCTCAAGATGTATTAAAATTAGTTGAAGGGGGAGTGCCAATAAAAAAAGTAAATATTGGAAATATGCATATGGCTGAGGGGAAAAAACAAATATCTAAAGCTGTTTGTGTAGATGAAAATGATATATCAACATTCAAAAAATTATCAGAATTAGGTATTGAATTGGAAATTCAAAGAGTTCCAACAGAAGGAAAGGAAAATATTCTAGAATTGATAAAATAGGAGGGGTGTAGATGTTATTAAAAGCTTTTTTAGTTGCCATTTATGCGGGATTAGCTGGAATAGATTTATTTGATGGACTATCACATATTCATAGACCATTAGTAAGTGGATTAATAGTGGGATTGATTTTAGGTGATATGAAAATGGGATTAATTGCAGGAGCAACATTAGAACTAGTTTGGATGGGAGCTGTTCCTGTTGGTGGAGCTCAACCACCAAATGTAGTTGTAGGAGGAATAATTGGATCAGCATTTGCAATTATGGCCAAGCAAGATCCTACTGTTGCTGTGGGGATTGCAATTCCTTTTGCAGTAGCAGTTCAAGCATGTATAACGCTATTATTTACATTTTTTTCTCCAGTTATGCATAAGGCAGATAAGTATGCAGAAAGTTGTGATACAAAAGGAATAGAGAGAATAAACTATTTAGGAATGGGGATTTTATTTATTTTTTATTTTACAGTAGTATTTTTACCAATATCAATAGGAGCAGAAGCAGCTCAAGGAATAGTTTCTTTATTACCACCGTGGTTAATTAAAGGATTTGGAGTAGCTGGTGGAATGATGCCAGCAATAGGATTTGCTCTTTTATTAAATATAATGTTTAAAAAAGAATATATAATATTCTTTGTATTAGGGTTTATACTAGCAACATATTTAAATTTACCAGTAATAGCCATTGCAGCAATAGGGTTCATAATAGCTATATATGATTATCAGAAGAGTAAAAGTGTTGATAAAATTAAGGGATTATCTTTAACATCTTCTACAGAGGAGGATTATAGCGATGGAATATAATAATAATGGATATGTAGATAGTAGTCAAGAAAAAGTTATAACAAAAAAAGATTTAAATCATATGGTTTGGAGATCATTTTTATTACAAGCATCATTTAACTATGAAAGAATGCAAGCGTGTGGATGGTTATATAGCATGATACCAGCATTGAAAAAAATTCATAAAAATAAAGAGGATTTATCTAGATCAATGAAATTACATATGGAGTTTTTCAATGTTCACCCATTTCTGGTAACTTTTGTACAGGGAATTGTAACAGCAATGGAAGAAAATAAAGAGAGTCAAGAGGCTATACGGGGAATTAAAATTGCACTAATGGGACCTTTAGGTGGAATAGGAGATGCTTTATTTTGGTTTACATTATTGCCAATAGCTGCGAGTATAGGAGTTTCATTATCTTTGGAAGGAAGTATAGCAGGACCTATTATTTTTCTATTGATATTTAATTCGGTTCATATTTTCTTAAGATTTTTCTTAATGCATTATTCTTATAAAATGGGAGTAGAGGCTATAGAAAAATTACAAGGAGATACAGAGTATGTAACAAAAGGTTCGTTAATATTAGGTTTAACAGTTGTAGGTGGATTGATAGCTTCTTTTGTTAGATTAAACATACCGTATGTTATAGAAATGGGTAGTACAATAGTAAATATTCAAACAGATGTAATTGATAAAATAATGCCAAATATGTTGCCTTTACTGTATACTCTTCTTATGTTTTATTTATTAAAGAAAAAGAAAACACCAATAACATTGATTATGTTGACATTAGCTATTGGAATAATAGGAAGTTTGATAGGAATACTTTAGAAAATTACAGGGAGATGAATATGTTTAAAATTATTGTAAGTGGTCATGGAGAGTTTGCTTCTGCTATTGAAAAAACATTAGAATATATTATAGGTAAACAAGAAAATATAGAGTATATAAACTTTAATAATGGAATGGGAACTAAAGAGTTAGAGAAAAGATATACTGAATCTCTTTTAAAGAATGGAGATAGAGAAACTCT harbors:
- the agaW gene encoding PTS N-acetylgalactosamine transporter subunit IIC is translated as MLLKAFLVAIYAGLAGIDLFDGLSHIHRPLVSGLIVGLILGDMKMGLIAGATLELVWMGAVPVGGAQPPNVVVGGIIGSAFAIMAKQDPTVAVGIAIPFAVAVQACITLLFTFFSPVMHKADKYAESCDTKGIERINYLGMGILFIFYFTVVFLPISIGAEAAQGIVSLLPPWLIKGFGVAGGMMPAIGFALLLNIMFKKEYIIFFVLGFILATYLNLPVIAIAAIGFIIAIYDYQKSKSVDKIKGLSLTSSTEEDYSDGI
- the agaV gene encoding PTS N-acetylgalactosamine transporter subunit IIB, with the protein product MPEPNIVLVRIDNRLIHGQVATAWAQHSGANLLLVPNDDVAQNPTRQSLMNLAAPKGAQTRYFSIQKTIDIIHKAAPRQLIAIIAETPQDVLKLVEGGVPIKKVNIGNMHMAEGKKQISKAVCVDENDISTFKKLSELGIELEIQRVPTEGKENILELIK
- a CDS encoding M14 family metallopeptidase; protein product: MSKTFLLTFLSLTTLVLAKTEYTGGKYLGKDVITNLDVEDLEDGKTYEFFFEGTENSLGNPWYIPVTVIKGEKSGKKFLINSGVHGNELNPILTTYKIKEKLKPQDLKGTITIVHGMNIPGLLNNNRGYTFGGGSESTSDLNRQMDSGKTATSDQKYSTLLWNNLLSKNADKVIDLHTSGKGSKFPLFVYADFRNPDIKKMAELTRADIVKMDNGEKGSVETSFVELGIPSITFELGSSETQEALIVERATNGVINNLIYWDNLSGKKITPETETFYGNSWSRIRAEKGGFVETKVNVMDKVKKGDILFTQYDAFGKVLKNYEAPNDGVVASVKDYPFSEPGDSLGRVIEYDSKDKDQILK
- a CDS encoding PTS system mannose/fructose/sorbose family transporter subunit IID, with the protein product MEYNNNGYVDSSQEKVITKKDLNHMVWRSFLLQASFNYERMQACGWLYSMIPALKKIHKNKEDLSRSMKLHMEFFNVHPFLVTFVQGIVTAMEENKESQEAIRGIKIALMGPLGGIGDALFWFTLLPIAASIGVSLSLEGSIAGPIIFLLIFNSVHIFLRFFLMHYSYKMGVEAIEKLQGDTEYVTKGSLILGLTVVGGLIASFVRLNIPYVIEMGSTIVNIQTDVIDKIMPNMLPLLYTLLMFYLLKKKKTPITLIMLTLAIGIIGSLIGIL
- the ilvA gene encoding threonine ammonia-lyase, with product MDCNFTLEDILKANETIKDSLKRTPVVECPTLREMTGNAVYFKLENLQKTGSFKLRGALNKIASLSPEERAAGVIASSAGNHAQGVALGAAAQGIKATIVMPATAPLAKIAATKSYGAEVILEGEVYDDAYRKACEIQKETGATFLHPFDDKFVMAGQGTIGLEILEDIPDVDIVLVPIGGGGIIGGIAKAIKSLRPEAKVIGIEAAHAASMAEAVAMKEICEISTKPTIADGIAVRKAGCEPFKIVQECVDEIVTVTEDEIAKAILFLMEKSKVVAEGAGATTVAAILAGKIKAENKKVCAVISGGNIDINLVERVLNKALILEGRRFAFSIELSDKVGEMAKVVATICEMNANILSINQTMYSQNLGITSQEATFVLECFDKQHQEKVREKLTNMGYRMY
- a CDS encoding sugar porter family MFS transporter, with translation MKNKNIYTVASIVGMAGFIFVYDSANLGGSVKYIQPYFKLGPSQVGILVAISLIGNFFGSLLAGYFSDKIGRKLTMIYGVIVGIIGLLFASLAPFITIFYIGRIVFGFSIGLIFVAAPMYITEVAPAPKRGRAGSIRQLLLAFGLILGYTIGFIFNYHFSLEWNIKFGWRVLIFIEIALLIIMLFSMLTLVESPRWLIIKGRIEEAKESLEAFIDSKERVNIVFSEMLTNNSPEISGKKIKIRGGLVYALTLCIIFPIFRQLSGVNAITYYAQKIFATISSDTPSLAYFQSIFIGVSELLGAIFVVTFADKMGRKILLLIGAAGMFFSEAFIAYSLYETQIGLDLSYFIYIYNFFFTISAGAMLTVYISEVLPTVIRSKGSSLTGMINWIADAAIIYSFPLLNANIYLTEKFHGSISFIIFSGSMLIFFIIILFLPETKDKTLEEIADYWKTKGDWE
- a CDS encoding DsbA family oxidoreductase, translating into MKISIILDFVCPYCYVGEKILEKALKEKNLKPEFRFFPYELSPEPKPQPIVNEASKEYFEKNIVNWAKQENIEVNFPTISPKPRTALAFEGIYIAEKYDKGIEYVRAVLEAYWLHNKDIGNVEILIEIADNLLIPKFEFADALLSGKFKEAHQKLNAEVSEFDFDVVPTFYIDDTQLETFPRTTEKWLELLK
- a CDS encoding GntR family transcriptional regulator → MIDKSSTTPLYLQLVEIILEQIKSGTYNEGEKIPSERELSETFNISRATVRQALSELEKQKDIYKIHGKGNFVSTHKINQDLNGFYSFSDEMIKLGKIPGNKILNLILKEAGNVIAAKLNIHPNDKIFILNRVRLADNEALMYETTYLPQWRFEEILESDIELNGLYNLMKNKYNVSISYAEETFSPCILNENDSLFLNAVPGDCGMTLERYTFEKNSIIEYTKSIVKGNSFKYKVRLNNFI